A single window of Cydia splendana chromosome 13, ilCydSple1.2, whole genome shotgun sequence DNA harbors:
- the LOC134796439 gene encoding uncharacterized protein LOC134796439 — protein sequence MENRKSPSKKKLLHDQEEKVRQVKCDIRAAPGSPKKRLLLDIVTLLNKTNQQPLQQVHLTIHPRSPVIKTLFLAEKRRFNSTKKPEKSRSLLAIGDHFSLSTHFADTPTNSARPIVGDKKQKKNQEISDKTIDEAFYQQVEDSPDKPYDDKTKLGPEETCFVHVHRHETNHHNLKQNFNKKSNFERKNRKLIDADCSYDKNLPASIIKLNNRVDYLKSLVRTQEMVVGECNSHHSLSSSDEESRDNMPSRCSGPARPGCSYTEHYSHIPETSAFQRYAQQSRLLSPSKGATIEKEHNSEQYGRDFTTYDGLTARGRRQCASATSKRDDLPQAAERMTKIRHKLNPVRDYRLMDTVHYLAQGEFAPRNDGIKLTPSREAVLSDIIWEDVCRTHWPTARLGRRHTQERGNTRSELQRLIDSLLRERVAHVERRRRRHYRIVKHTQHSAGRVGKTGDIIVASGNNKHRDDDAPTGYTHHASGLMMSSIRWPDHRSHRSDDRLMSPERRRVVQEECTPGPSYAVSRSRREPTCCYHAAGPSKQSEERKNNCDYTMEKYSSSSTASSEKHKKNPRLILKKDSSRKKYHEKELNLEHFILLPTLVVRTPSNVRRQKKFNELYHRILNQLSTDQSNRSRDQIDANSQCDCKKDSVTSIKHGKNK from the exons atGGAAAATAGAAAATCACCATCAAAGAAAAAGTTATTACACGACCAAGAAGAAAAAGTTCGTCAAGTAAAGTGTGATATCCGGGCTGCCCCTGGCTCGCCCAAAAAACGACTACTCCtag ACATAGTGACACTCCTGAATAAAACAAACCAACAGCCATTGCAACAAGTTCACCTAACAATCCATCCTCGAAGTCCTGTCATCAAGACCCTCTTTCTCGCCGAAAAGAGACGATTCAATTCAACAAAG aaaccCGAGAAATCTAGGTcgttacttgcaatcggagatcATTTTTCTTTAAGTACTC ATTTTGCTGACACACCTACGAATTCTGCCAGACCTATTGTTGGCGACAAAAAACAGAAAAAGAATCAAGAAATATCTGACAAGACGATCGATGAAGCGTTCTACCAGCAGGTAGAAGATTCTCCTGATAAACCTTATGACGATAAGACGAAACTCGGGCCAGAGGAAACATGTTTTGTTCATGTTCACCGTCACGAAACAAACCATCACAATCTGAAGCAaaactttaataaaaaatctaattttgagAGAAAAAACCGTAAACTTATAGATGCCGACTGTTCGTACGATAAAAACTTACCTGCCTCAATAATCAAGTTGAATAACAGAGTAGACTATTTAAAAAGTTTAGTAAGAACACAAGAAATGGTCGTAGGTGAATGTAATTCTCATCATTCTCTGTCCTCGTCAGATGAAGAGTCCAGGGACAACATGCCTAGCCGTTGCTCTGGGCCTGCTCGACCAGGGTGCAGTTACACAGAACATTACAGTCACATTCCAGAAACATCAGCGTTTCAAAGATATGCTCAACAATCAAGACTATTGTCACCAAGTAAAGGCGCTACTATAGAAAAAGAACATAATTCAGAGCAATACGGACGAGATTTTACAACTTATGATGGGCTCACGGCGCGAGGGAGACGGCAGTGCGCCTCTGCGACTTCTAAGAGAGACGATTTGCCGCAAGCCGCCGAAAGAATGACCAAGATACGGCATAAACTCAACCCGGTACGTGATTACAGACTGATGGATACCGTACATTACTTAGCGCAGGGCGAGTTCGCTCCACGCAATGACGGTATAAAACTAACTCCATCTCGAGAAGCCGTGCTAAGTGATATCATCTGGGAGGATGTCTGCCGCACACATTGGCCAACGGCCCGCTTGGGGCGCCGACACACACAGGAGAGGGGTAACACGAGAAGCGAACTGCAGCGGCTAATAGACAGTCTGCTCAGAGAGCGTGTGGCTCATGTAGAACGCAGACGACGACGACACTACAGAATAGTGAAGCACACGCAGCACAGTGCGGGGCGGGTCGGCAAAACTGGCGATATAATCGTGGCCAGTGGCAATAACAAACATCGGGATGACGATGCACCGACTGGTTACACACATCATGCCTCTGGCTTGATGATGTCCAGTATTAGGTGGCCCGATCATCGAAGTCACAGAAGTGATGATCGGTTGATGTCACCTGAGAGACGACGCGTAGTGCAGGAAGAATGTACACCGGGACCGAGCTACGCAGTGTCACGGAGCAGACGCGAACCGACCTGCTGCTACCACGCGGCCGGCCCGTCTAAACAATCTGAAGAACGAAAAAACAATTGCGATTATACTATGGAAAAATATTCCAGCAGCAGCACTGCTTCgtcagagaaacataaaaaaaatcctcGCTTGATTCTTAAAAAAGACTCTTCACGCAAAAAATACCACGAGAAAGAACTGAACCttgaacattttattttacttccaACTCTGGTGGTTCGTACGCCCTCTAACGTGAGACGTCAGAAGAAATTTAATGAATTGTATCATCGTATTCTAAATCAATTGAGCACTG ACCAAAGCAACAGGTCTAGAGACCAAATAGACGCTAATTCTCAATGCGATTGTAAAAAGGACTCGGTGACATCAATTAAACATGGAAAAAACAAGTAA